In one window of Chitinophagales bacterium DNA:
- a CDS encoding SDR family oxidoreductase, which yields MSRKRVLITGAAGFLGSHLCDRFIKEGYHVIAMDNLVTGDLKNIEHLFKLEQFEYYHHDVTKFIHIPGELHYIMHFASPASPIDYLKIPIQTLKVGAHGTHNCLGLAKEKKARILVASTSEIYGDPLVHPQTEEYWGNVNPVGPRGVYDEAKRFMESITMAYHTFHGVETRIVRIFNTYGPRMRLNDGRALPAFIGQALRGEDLTVFGDGSQTRSFCYVDDLVDGIYRLLLSDYAMPVNIGNPNEISLKDFAEEVLKLTGSSVKISYKPLPVDDPKQRKPDITKAKSILGWEPKVDRAEGLKKTYDYFKSLPSEEWFKQPKEFQSRK from the coding sequence ATGTCAAGAAAACGCGTATTGATTACCGGTGCAGCCGGCTTCCTCGGTTCACACTTGTGTGATCGCTTCATCAAAGAAGGTTACCATGTGATTGCTATGGATAATTTGGTGACAGGTGATCTGAAAAATATTGAACACTTATTCAAACTAGAGCAGTTTGAATACTATCATCACGATGTAACCAAGTTTATCCATATTCCGGGTGAGCTACACTATATCATGCATTTCGCTTCACCAGCAAGCCCTATTGATTATTTGAAAATCCCTATTCAAACATTGAAAGTGGGTGCACATGGTACACACAATTGTTTGGGTTTGGCCAAAGAAAAGAAAGCCAGAATTTTGGTTGCATCAACCAGTGAAATCTACGGTGATCCACTCGTGCATCCGCAGACAGAAGAATACTGGGGTAATGTAAATCCGGTTGGTCCGCGCGGTGTATACGATGAAGCCAAGCGTTTCATGGAATCCATCACCATGGCTTATCATACATTCCATGGAGTAGAAACCAGAATTGTCCGCATTTTCAATACCTATGGTCCGCGCATGCGCCTCAATGATGGTCGCGCTCTGCCTGCGTTTATTGGACAAGCTTTACGTGGTGAGGACTTAACTGTATTTGGTGATGGTAGTCAGACACGTTCATTCTGTTACGTGGATGATTTGGTGGATGGTATTTACCGTTTGTTGCTGAGTGATTATGCAATGCCGGTGAATATTGGCAACCCGAATGAAATCTCTCTCAAGGATTTTGCAGAAGAAGTGTTGAAACTGACAGGCTCTTCTGTAAAGATTAGTTATAAGCCTTTGCCTGTAGATGATCCGAAGCAACGCAAGCCGGATATCACCAAAGCAAAATCTATATTGGGTTGGGAGCCTAAGGTTGATCGTGCAGAAGGTTTGAAGAAGACCTATGATTACTTTAAATCGCTCCCATCAGAAGAGTGGTTCAAACAGCCTAAAGAGTTTCAAAGCA
- a CDS encoding UDP-glucose/GDP-mannose dehydrogenase family protein: MKIAVIGTGYVGLVTGTCFAETGNKVTCVDIDVNKVNKLSNGQITIYEPGLEKIFLRNLKEGRLKFTTNLAEGVEDAQIIFLALPTPPGADGSADLKYVLGVASDLGKILKEYKVIVDKSTVPVGTAEKVHNAVAANYKGEFDVVSNPEFLREGVAVDDFMKPDRVVIGTNSERARKLMGELYAPFVRQGNPIIFMDEKSAELTKYAANSFLATKISFMNEIAQLCEKLGADVDMVRRGIGSDERIGKRFLFPGIGYGGSCFPKDVQALIKSADEVSYDFKILKAVEVVNEKQKLHLMPKIEAYFKNDLKGKHFALWGLAFKPNTDDIREAPALYLIDALTKAGATVTAFDPEAMPNVEAQIGSKVVYAKDQYSALEGADALIIATEWSEFRTPEFEQLDAKLKHKVIFDGRNVFDTDKIRSLGYHYESIGRP; the protein is encoded by the coding sequence ATGAAAATAGCAGTAATTGGAACGGGCTATGTGGGATTGGTAACGGGTACTTGTTTTGCTGAAACCGGCAATAAAGTAACCTGTGTGGACATCGATGTCAACAAAGTCAATAAACTCTCTAACGGCCAGATCACTATCTACGAGCCTGGTTTGGAGAAGATTTTCTTGCGCAACCTGAAAGAAGGTCGACTGAAGTTTACCACTAATCTGGCTGAAGGAGTAGAAGATGCACAAATCATTTTCCTAGCCCTGCCAACACCTCCCGGTGCGGACGGTTCAGCGGATTTGAAGTATGTCTTGGGTGTAGCTTCCGATTTAGGTAAGATTCTGAAAGAGTATAAAGTCATCGTTGATAAGAGCACAGTACCTGTTGGTACAGCTGAGAAAGTGCACAACGCTGTTGCGGCCAACTACAAGGGTGAGTTTGATGTGGTGAGCAACCCTGAGTTCTTAAGAGAAGGGGTAGCAGTGGATGATTTCATGAAGCCTGATAGAGTGGTGATTGGCACCAACTCTGAAAGAGCAAGAAAACTGATGGGCGAATTGTATGCACCATTCGTAAGACAGGGTAACCCCATCATCTTTATGGATGAAAAATCAGCTGAGTTAACCAAATATGCAGCTAACTCATTCTTGGCTACGAAGATTTCCTTCATGAACGAGATCGCACAATTGTGTGAGAAACTAGGCGCTGATGTAGATATGGTACGCAGAGGTATTGGTAGTGATGAGCGTATCGGTAAACGGTTCTTATTCCCCGGTATCGGTTATGGTGGTAGCTGCTTCCCTAAAGATGTACAGGCTTTGATTAAGTCGGCAGATGAAGTGAGCTATGATTTCAAGATTTTGAAAGCGGTAGAGGTGGTGAATGAGAAGCAGAAACTGCACCTGATGCCGAAGATTGAAGCTTATTTCAAGAACGACTTGAAGGGCAAGCATTTTGCTTTGTGGGGATTGGCGTTCAAACCCAACACAGATGATATCCGCGAAGCACCGGCTTTGTACCTGATTGATGCACTCACCAAAGCAGGCGCAACCGTAACTGCATTTGACCCTGAAGCTATGCCAAACGTAGAAGCACAGATTGGTAGCAAGGTGGTTTATGCGAAAGATCAGTACAGCGCATTGGAAGGTGCAGATGCTTTGATCATTGCAACAGAATGGAGTGAGTTTAGAACACCGGAGTTCGAGCAATTAGATGCAAAACTGAAACACAAAGTGATCTTCGATGGTCGCAATGTGTTTGATACAGATAAGATTCGTTCACTGGGCTACCATTACGAAAGTATCGGCAGGCCTTAA
- a CDS encoding DegT/DnrJ/EryC1/StrS family aminotransferase — translation MRPIQMVDTKTQYLHIKQEIDKAVLDVIDSAAYINGKPVQDFAANLAAYHGAKHVIPCANGTDALQIAMMALGLEPGDEVITPSFTYIATTEVVALLRLKPVFVEVDPATFCMDPESLRKAITPKTKAIVPVHLYGHPAHMEPILQIAKEYNLFVIEDNAQAIGADYAFSNGRVAKTGTMGHIGATSFYPSKNLGAYGDGGALCTNDDALAHKMKMIANHGQQTRYYHEIVGCNSRLDTIQAAILDIKLKRLDSYIASRRKAAAYYDQAFANHPKIKTPYTAAYGKHVYHQYTLTLDGVDRDGLNKYLAEHKIPSMIYYPVPGHKQQMFAAFGLDAYHLEITDWLTERVISLPMHTELDETQLQYITEHVLNYINS, via the coding sequence ATGAGACCAATTCAGATGGTAGATACCAAGACGCAGTATCTCCATATCAAACAAGAAATAGACAAGGCGGTGCTGGATGTTATTGACAGTGCAGCATACATCAATGGTAAGCCTGTGCAGGATTTTGCAGCCAATCTGGCTGCTTATCATGGTGCCAAGCACGTGATTCCCTGCGCCAACGGTACCGATGCTTTGCAAATTGCGATGATGGCCCTTGGCTTGGAGCCGGGTGACGAAGTGATTACCCCATCTTTTACCTATATCGCCACAACAGAAGTAGTTGCCCTGCTTCGCCTGAAGCCGGTATTTGTAGAAGTGGATCCTGCTACTTTCTGTATGGACCCTGAAAGTCTGCGTAAAGCAATTACCCCAAAAACCAAAGCCATTGTGCCGGTTCATTTGTACGGTCACCCCGCACATATGGAACCCATTCTGCAGATTGCTAAGGAATACAATCTTTTTGTGATTGAAGACAATGCACAAGCCATTGGTGCCGACTACGCATTTTCTAATGGACGTGTAGCCAAAACTGGTACCATGGGGCATATCGGTGCAACATCCTTCTATCCAAGCAAGAACCTGGGTGCTTATGGTGATGGTGGTGCACTTTGTACCAATGATGATGCATTGGCGCATAAAATGAAGATGATTGCCAATCATGGTCAGCAAACGCGTTACTACCATGAAATTGTGGGTTGCAATTCCAGATTGGATACCATTCAGGCAGCGATTCTGGATATTAAATTAAAACGCTTGGATAGTTATATCGCTTCAAGAAGAAAAGCAGCTGCTTACTATGATCAAGCATTTGCGAATCATCCAAAAATCAAAACACCTTACACTGCTGCTTATGGTAAGCATGTGTATCACCAATATACGTTAACCCTGGATGGCGTTGATAGAGATGGATTGAATAAATATTTGGCAGAGCATAAGATTCCATCCATGATTTATTACCCTGTGCCCGGACACAAACAACAAATGTTTGCGGCTTTTGGTCTGGATGCATATCATCTTGAAATCACCGATTGGTTAACAGAAAGAGTAATCTCTCTGCCTATGCATACTGAGCTGGATGAAACCCAATTGCAGTATATTACAGAGCATGTGCTAAACTATATCAATTCTTAA